The nucleotide sequence ATTGCCAGCAATTCGACGAATATCTTCCTCACCCTTGAGGCGAATTCGTGTTGGACCTCGATCCGTTTCGATATCCCAAATACTAGGAGTGGCGAACGTAGAAACCTTAGCGATCTTCTCAATGACTGGCATGAACTCGCGCTCAGCCAGTTCTTCCTCGATCAATCCAAGTTCTGCTTCAGAAATAGCGGTGACATCCGGGAACCAACAAAGCTCTTTTCCAGATTGATTCATGATGCCAATACCCGCAGCAGGCGCGGTAATTGGAAAAGCTCTGACAGGATGAACGCCAATGTGTCGCTCACCTTCACTGTCGATAAAGACTAGACGTCCTAGCGCATCACGTTCTAGCTGATGAGTCGTACTCATACCCCACCCCCAACTTGCTTAGCAACCTCTTCTAGCTTTTCTTCTTGCTCTTCTTCCAGGCTTTCACCAATAGCACCGCCTTCAACGAGCTCCGCAGCATGACGTAATTGAGCTTGATACAAGGTGTAATAAGCGCCCTGAGATTCCATCAATTGATCGTGAGAGCCTATTTCAACAATCTCGCCTTTATCTAAAACCACCAAGCGGTCCGCTTTTCTTAAAGTAGAGAGACGGTGAGCGATGGCAATAGTAGTGCGGCCCTTAACCAAGTTATCCAAAGCGCGCTGGATTTCTTTTTCAGTAGTGGTATCAACCGAGGATGTTGCTTCATCTAGGATCAAAATACTTGGATTAATCAGCAATGCACGAGCAATGGATATGCGCTGACGTTCGCCACCAGAAAGTGATTGACCGCGCTCCCCTACTAAGGAGTCATAACCTAAAGGAAGGCGAAGAATAAATTCATGGGCATGAGCGGCGCGTGCTGCCTCAATAATTTCTTCGCGAGTTGCATCTGGTTTACCGTAAGCAATATTCTCTGCAATCGTGCCAAAGAATAAAAATGGTTCTTGCAATACCAAACCAATACGCTTGCGATAGTCAGCAATTCTGATACTGCGAATATCACGACCATCCAAGGAAATCGATCCTGCGCTCACGTCATAGAAGCGGCAGATCAGGTTCACCAAAGTGCTCTTACCGGAACCACTATGACCTACTAGGCCAATCATTTCTCCGGGAGCAATATCCAAGTCAACGCCTTTAGAAACAGCACGATTACCGTAACGGAAGCCTACGCCACGCAGGGAGATGCGGCCTTTGACTTCACCCAAAGGCGCTGGATTGATAGGCTCAGGAACGCTAGAGACGTGATCCAAAATATCAAAAATACGTTTAGCGCCAGCAGCGGCTTTTTGTGTATGCGAAACAATCCGACTCATAGAATCTAAACGAATATAAAAACGTCCGATATAGGCCAAGAAAGCAATCAAAACACCAACAGAAATTTTCTGGTGCGCAACTTGCCAGATACCAAAACCCCACACCACTAGTAGACCGGTTTCAGTTAGCAAGGTTACCGTAGGAGAAAATAATCCCCATACGCGATTCACGCGATCATTGATTTGTAGATTATGTTTATTAGAATCCACGAAGCGCTTCAGCTCGCGATCCTCTTGGGCAAAGGCTTTGACTACCCGAATGCCTGGAATAGTGTCCGCCAAAATATTAGTTACTTCAGACCAGATGCGATCAATCTTTTCAAAACCAAAACGCAAACGATCGCGCACTATATGAATCATCCAAACAATGAATGGTAATGGTGCCAAGGTAACTAAGGCCAGCAAAGGATCAATGGATACCAGGATGGCCGCGGTCATGGTGATCATCAACACATCGGTAGCAAAGTCCAGCGCGTATAAGGAGAGGAAAACGCAAATACGATCGGTCTCAGCGCCAATGCGGGCAATCAAGTCACCAGTTCTCTTGCCGCCAAAGTATTCCAGCGAAAGTTTGAGTAGGTGCTCGAAAGTAGTATTGCGTAAATCAGCACCAATGCGCTCACTCACCAATGCAAGTAAATAGGTCTTCCACCAACCCAGACCCCAAGCAACAATTGCAGCGCCAAACAATGCCAACAGATACATGCTGGCCAAATGAAAATCAATAGGATTGCCGCGCTCATATGGAATCAACACATGATCCATTAATGGCATAGTGAGGTAAGGCGGAATTAAAGTCGCACCCGTAGATAGCAGGGTCAATACAAATCCCAGCAACAATTGTTTCTTGTAGGGCCGTGCAAAACGCCAGAGTTTAAATAGCGTCCAAGTAGATGGCGGTGCATCGTCCTCAGGATCACAAGTCGGACAAGAATCCGAATTCGCGGGCTTAGGACTTAAGCAAACTGGGCAAACTTGCTTGTCATACTCGCTGACCTCACCATTGCTAACTTCTTCACCACGAGTTAATTGCTTAAAACTGGACTGGAAGCGAAGCACTTGGGGATTAACCGCCAAGGTGAAATTCCAGGAACTCAGCAATTTATCGGGGGTTTCTAGGCGTAGATGCCCTACTCCAGCATGATCACCGTGGATTAAATGGGTGTTTTTCTCCAACTTCCAGGAGTGAAATACCTTGCCGTCCATCCAAAATAGACCTTGTTCGTTGAGCAAAAGCAGGCTTTTTTCAAAGCGTAAATCGGCGCCTAAATCGAGCTCAACCCACGCTAGCAGGGCTTCGGGGCTCTTTATCGGGGAAGTTTCAGCCTCCAAAATAGCCAGCCAATAGCTAGGTAGCACAGGGGCAAAAGGTAGGATTTGTGGCTTCATTGACCTTAAAAGTATAGTGGAGCTGAAATTTTTAGATTTATTGCTCCTGTCAACTTTAGAGGGTCAAAAGCCGTTAAATTGTCTAAGTAGGCCCTTTTATGAATTTTTGCCAATTTTGTGAGTTTTTCAAATAACTATTAGAAACAGAGAGACTGTCTGACGCGTCAACGCCAAAAGCTGGCGCCGACCATCGCAACACTGCATATGCCCCAATTACTAGATAAATCCATCGAGATTCTGAGCGTTAAGCATCTCCGTGGTCCCAATATGTGGACTTACCATCCCGTAATTGAGGTTTGGCTCGATATTGGCGATTTAGAGGACTACCCCTCTAACCTGATTCCCGGCTTTTATGACCGCCTAGTAAAAGCCCTTCCAAGTCTCGTTGAACATCGCTGTAGTTATGGTGAAACCGGCGGCTTCCTGAAACGCGTTGAAGAAGGCACATGGCCTGCACATATTATGGAGCACCTCACGCTTGAACTACAAAATTTAGCCGGCATACCTGGCGGCTTTGGTAAAGCACGTGACGGCGATAGGCGCGGTGTTTACAAAGTGATGGTTAGCGCAATCAATGAGGAGGTCACACTCACCGCCCTCAAATATGCGCGTGATCTTTATTTGGCCATAGCGCAAGACAATGCTGACTGCGTTGCTCTGGTGCAAACCATCATCGAAAATTTACGTGATCTTGGCGATGATCTTTTGCTGGGTCCAAGTACAGCATGCATTGTGAATGCAGCTGAAGAGCGCGGCATTCCATCAATTCGTTTA is from Polynucleobacter sp. MWH-S4W17 and encodes:
- a CDS encoding DUF1854 domain-containing protein — its product is MSTTHQLERDALGRLVFIDSEGERHIGVHPVRAFPITAPAAGIGIMNQSGKELCWFPDVTAISEAELGLIEEELAEREFMPVIEKIAKVSTFATPSIWDIETDRGPTRIRLKGEEDIRRIAGNTLLIADSNGLQFLIKDSTQLDKVSKKLLDRFR
- a CDS encoding ABC transporter ATP-binding protein; translation: MKPQILPFAPVLPSYWLAILEAETSPIKSPEALLAWVELDLGADLRFEKSLLLLNEQGLFWMDGKVFHSWKLEKNTHLIHGDHAGVGHLRLETPDKLLSSWNFTLAVNPQVLRFQSSFKQLTRGEEVSNGEVSEYDKQVCPVCLSPKPANSDSCPTCDPEDDAPPSTWTLFKLWRFARPYKKQLLLGFVLTLLSTGATLIPPYLTMPLMDHVLIPYERGNPIDFHLASMYLLALFGAAIVAWGLGWWKTYLLALVSERIGADLRNTTFEHLLKLSLEYFGGKRTGDLIARIGAETDRICVFLSLYALDFATDVLMITMTAAILVSIDPLLALVTLAPLPFIVWMIHIVRDRLRFGFEKIDRIWSEVTNILADTIPGIRVVKAFAQEDRELKRFVDSNKHNLQINDRVNRVWGLFSPTVTLLTETGLLVVWGFGIWQVAHQKISVGVLIAFLAYIGRFYIRLDSMSRIVSHTQKAAAGAKRIFDILDHVSSVPEPINPAPLGEVKGRISLRGVGFRYGNRAVSKGVDLDIAPGEMIGLVGHSGSGKSTLVNLICRFYDVSAGSISLDGRDIRSIRIADYRKRIGLVLQEPFLFFGTIAENIAYGKPDATREEIIEAARAAHAHEFILRLPLGYDSLVGERGQSLSGGERQRISIARALLINPSILILDEATSSVDTTTEKEIQRALDNLVKGRTTIAIAHRLSTLRKADRLVVLDKGEIVEIGSHDQLMESQGAYYTLYQAQLRHAAELVEGGAIGESLEEEQEEKLEEVAKQVGGGV